The Brachyhypopomus gauderio isolate BG-103 chromosome 1, BGAUD_0.2, whole genome shotgun sequence genome includes the window ATgaattttattgatttatttattaaatcagTGCACTAAACTGGACATGATCAATTGTTGCGGTGTGAAGGGTGGGATAGTTAATGTCCTTTAAGacattgttctgattattatatAGTTATTGTgtattaaattgaattaataTTTAGCATTATTATTGTCGTTGTTATTATTGctatattgttattattgtaaATGCCAACTTTATTATTTTCAAGGACTACAGCAAGTGGGAGCGCAGCAAAACAACAAATGGTTTCAAATCAACGGAAGCGCGACCGATCCTATGGGCTTCAGCTGGACCTGCTCGCCAACCGGCCAGACCATCCCATCGACCGATCTCAGAGCAGCACGGCGAATCTACACCTCACACTGAAGTGAAACATGTCCAGTCTGAAAAAGCTGGTGAGCCCGTATCGGCAAAGCACTGCGTTCTAAACGTCGTCTCTGTGTGACACACAAGCTCATGGCTGCTCTTCTTCTCTGTGAACAGGGAGATCCCGAGAAAGCAGCATCCAAGAGTCGCCTACAGCTCCATCTAGACTCTCCAGAAGGACACAAAACAAGAGATGGGAGGACAAGTCAGTCAGTATGAATGATACGACGAAAATACAGCAGGTGCGTGAAGCCATAGGAAATGGGCAAAATCGTTTCAGGCTTATCTGTCATCGTGGCAAGCTTTTACAACACGAGCTGTCGTTCAGATGCTCATCAGGTCTCAGAAAAGGGCTGTTGAGGAGTTGGAAGAGCATTGTAAACTGCTAGAGGACGTGAACCAGCAGGGGGTCAGGGACATTGAGGACACAGATAGACAGAGTGTGTCCAGGGCAAGGGAACTCCTCATCCAGTACGCAAAACTAGGGGTGAGTTAGCTGAGTCCTCCGTGAACACAGGATGCTTTTACATAACCAAACTGGAACCTAGAAGGCCATTTGAAAGACGGTTCATTGGTAGTATGTGACTACAAATGGGATTTAAATGTATTTCAGAATAGACTTTAACCAATTAAATGTGATGTGATTTAAGAGGTCAGGAGCTGCCTACAGCAAATGGAGCACCATGCAGATCACACAGGCCAGAGCTGAGCTGAGGGACACTGTCCAGGAGGCAAAGAATCAACTCTCTGGTTAGATGAAAGTCTCATTTACCAACTAAATTATAACTATATTGACTAGTTAATCTTTCCCCCAAGCTTCCCCTCAGAGTACAGATAAATGCCTTTTTGCCTTTACTTCTGTTGAACCTTCCACTGTTTCTGACATCCTTAGTGGGCCGTCTTCCTCTTCCTGCAAACTTGACCCGGCTCCCCCCGCTCTTCTCAAATCTATTTCCTCTGTTATATCCACTCCTATTTCCGACTTGATAAACCAATGCTTCTTGTTAGGCACTGTCCCCTCTTCTCTCAAAATAGCTGCTGTCACACCTATACTCAAAAAACCTGGTCTAGACCCATCTTTGCTATCTAATTACAGACCCATCTCGAACCTCCCATTCATGGCTAAAATAATGGAAAAAATTGTTGTCATGCAACTGCATGACTTTCTTTCCAGTAATACGCTGTATGAgccttttcagtctggttttcAGACTCTACACAGTACTGAGTCTGCTCTCCTAAATAAGAGTTGCAAACAATCTCCTGCTCGCAGCAGATTCCAGACTGTTCAGCATTCTAGTCCTTTTGGACCTCattgctgcttttgacacaataAACTAGGGCTGATGGCAAATAATCGATTAATCGTTGGTCGACCAAAAAATTTACTAGTCGACCAAATTCCATTGGTCGATTGGTTGAAGGGAAAAAAAGCTGCGTCTCGTCAAAGGGCTTCTGGGACTTTTAATTTCAACAGCGTGACAAAGGAAGACGTGACACGAATTTACCGTTGGTGGTTTGTTTGACAAGGACAGCGCTGGACATGCGACCTGTGATTATCGGCAGTGGTGAGGGATTCAAAAATCTAATTGAATGCCTCGAGCCCGGATATAGCCTGGATAGACGTAAAACAGTGATGCACGCGGTTAAGAGCAAATACAGCAATACAAAACAAACACTTTAGGGCAAGATCGAAAACTGTAAAGCACTCAGCTTCAcaactagggctgggtatcgattcaaattccaagaatcgatccgattccgattctgaagattaagaatcgatttatttcgatttaatccgatttaatcgattcgatccgattcgatccaattcggggtttagtgttattaaaaatgcatttatttgagctgtttcctgactatgtacagaagcaacatgctaaaactagtattatatcaatattaatcagcaaatagttactggtagttggtagttactgatggctggaagactggtgaaaagggtaatcataaatctaccttcaagaaaggtaatccagggcaataaacagaggacatctttgaggtgtctatatctgcaacagtggactcctactgggacactaaccagtgcattattattatgattgaaataattaagaagtcacccaaaagctgttgctaccaaatgcatttttattttaaaaatgctcacacttaataaactgaaagtataaaatgtaaacgtgtatttttctttaaagtgagattataagaacagaactctcacgttacggtccccgacccctccctgttgggcgtgtgttaacattgtctgcgtctactcgtctgcgtatctccgtgggtgcgggtgcgtcttgtgataatcctcacctgtgactcgtctcgtcatcacgtggggtttgtgtggtttgtctacttaatgtgcgttcgcgcagcgtcctgtgctcgtcgttgtttgagtcacacatgttctatgtaaacgtgttttatgtgtgctgtctgcgcttcggtaaatgtaataaacgtaatgatttggaaagtgcaaaggattctgtctcgtccatcgccttgcgctccaacgttacaagaacatttttaacttttttaaactgtaaaaacactgggtaaactgtcagtgacatggactaactgtaaatagtcactgacactggataaactgtccttctgtttttagattgccgatttgactattgtCCGATGCcgtgttgttttacagttagttagacctctggttagaccgagcacgcctgcgtgaattcagtgacgaggcgggggtaaaagttcacaaaaaatcgatctttggacgtacgaatcgattatcagatcatcatatgctaatcgattctgaatcggaaaatcgattttttcaacacaggcctattcACAACGGATATATGGACTAACCAGATGGAAAGTTACATGACGGTCACAGCGCATTTTATTTCTGATAACTGCCGAATGCATTCATTCGTGCTGGGAGCTAGAGTTGGGAGTGAGCCACACAGCTGCTAACATAGGAGAGACTCAGCGAAGTAATGGCAGAGTTTAGAATCCCCGCGGAAAAAAGGGTCGCTCTTGTACACGACAATGCCGCGAACTCTTCAACTGGGAGAAGAACTGAGCAGATAACGGATTTTTGTGTAGGCTATAGACCTAGTGTTTAGATGAACCAGGAAACATTGTTAGTCACACAAGGTTACTCCTGGCGTTAGTGGTAAATGCGCATAGATGCGGCAGCCCGGCATTAAAGATAAAACTTCACAAATGTGTATCCCGGTCAAAATGGGATTATTTTTTTtagggcgggggagggggtcAATTGGTCGATTAGTCGGAGTAAATGACGACCATTGGTCGACCAAAAAAATCCTTGGTCGTGGACAGCCCTACAATAAACCATAACATTCTTCTTTCCAGATTACAGTCTATCGGTGTTACAGGACTGGCTCTTAGTTCGCTACAGTGTTATCTCACCAACAGGCAACAATTTATATCACTAGGCTCCTACAGATCTTCCACTACACCTGTCATTCAGGGGGTACCCCAGGGCTCCGTTCTTGGACCCCTTTTATTCATTCTCTACATTTCCCCCTTAGGCAATATCATCTGGAAACATGGCCTACATTTCCATTGCTATATACATTAAGATCTACATCAGTGCTGCTTCCCCTTCTGCTTCCGCCCAGACACTGAGTGCTTGCATCTCTGACCTTAAACTCTGGCTGCACCAAAACTACCTCAAACTCAATGCCGATAAAACTGAGGTCTTATTGGTAGGCTCAAAATCACTAATTCCTGATATCCGTAACATCACCGTCAATGTCGATGGTGCTTCCATTAAGCCTTCTTATACTATCAAGAACCTTGGTTGTCTATTCGACTCAACACTTAGTTTTGAAACTCATAAGTTTTGTAACTAAAACAGCGTTCCACCAACTGCAATATTGTTCGTCTCCGCTCCATCCTCAGAGATGACGATGTTCACGCCTTCATCTGTTCATGTCTTGATTACTGCAATTCCCTCTTCTTCGGTCTTCCAGCTAAACTTTTAAACTGCCTTTAGTACAGCCAGAACTCAGCAGCTCGAGTCCTCACATCTACTATGTGCTCTGCGCACATCACACCCGTCCTTCAGCAgttacactggttacctgtcactTGCAGAATCAACTACTGATTCTTACGTTCAAGGCTCTTCATGGTTTTGCCCCTGCATATCTCACCTACTCATCAAGGTTTATCGTCCCTCTCGCACCCTTAGATCCTCACACTTCACTTTTCTCATTGTCCCACACACTAAGCTTGCTTCCATGGGCAGTAGATCTTTCAGTGCTGCTGCCCCAAAACTCTGGAACTCTCTGCCTCAATCTCTTTGTAACTGTCTTTTTTCAAAAACCAACTTAAAACTTTCCTCTTTACCTCTCATTATTCTTCCTAAGTGTGTTTTCCCTCATATATGTGATGTTAAGCGtccttgggtttgtgaaaggtgctatataaatgtaacctattattattattattattattattattattattaaataattagataaaaatTTGGATTTAATAATATGATTCTAATGTCTAGGCATGAACAAAGAACGCCAAGCAATTAAGGCTTTTGTTTTGTACTTTTTCTGAACATGAACTTCTGCAGTCCTGAGTTTGTATGGGTCAGATCTGGAGTAGATCTTCCAGACATTCTACAGGACTGGCTCACGAGTCATAGATGTAAAATTAagcataaataaaaataaaaaataagtgCTGTCTTTTCAACACTTTAGGTCTTCAGGTAAAACTGGAGGCAGTGATGGCACAAGTGCTGGACGCCCGGACAGAGCTTCACACCCTAAAGACGTACAAAGACAAGGAGTATCCAGTCAAAGCCTTGCAGATCGCCAACATGAAGGTGGACCTGGACAAACTGCAGAAGGCCCAGCAGGTACAGCAACAAACCACCCGTTCTTACAGAAGACCTTTAAAGGGGGCAGGGAAGGGCAGAAGACTGAACAGTGGACAATACTGTAAAACCCTCTGTTCAACTGGCATGACTATAACACAGTTTCATTTGCTGTGGGATGTTTGGAATCATTTCTAGGTTATCAGGGTACAAAGGTCTTGGATCAAATGGATTCTTTTTTTTGGCAGACATTTAGACATTTAAAAAGCCCTCTGGAAAGTTTCTGTCTCTGATAGCATACTTCCCTCCCTCATTCTGTCAGGATGAATGTGACGATGTCAGTGTGCTGTGTCAGACAGAGATGGCCAGTCTGGAGAAGCAGCTCCAACAGAAAGAACAGGAAGTGCTGTCTGCCATTGCTAAAGTACTGGACCATCGCTGCAGACACTTGGTACATTTGAGCTAAGAGTGTTTAATCGACTACACTGGGGGATATTAATATTTGGTGATATTCTTTTTTTACAGCAAAGTGTGTCTTGTGTCCCTCCACTTGTGAAACATATGGTTTTACATAACCACACCATGAAGAGAGAAATCAAACTACACAAACAGGTGGCCTGTTCATTCATACTATATGCCCAAACTTCTCAGATATTAAGATATTTTCATGACTTATCTTGCGGTAAATTAAGGATTCACAATATGTAGTATATGAAAATCTTCTTCCTAGGAAATAATGGAATTGGAGGAGGAAAACAGCGCCCTCTTGAGGAACATTCAGGCCCTGCAGCTGTTGAGGCCTAATTGCAGCAAAGAAGTCTTCAATGTTTTTCCAAAGTCAGACCGGTACGTACGAGTCATGGATCAACATGTCTTTTACATGATCCACCGCTACAAATCCGATTTCTTATCCATGAAGAAGACTTCTATAATATCAGAACAGGTGCACGTtttttttaattgttgtttaaAAATACGTTAATAGATCATTATTAAAATTATGTTCTCTGACCAATATAATTAAGAAACGTCATGAATTATCACTAAAGTGGGGCAGGCTGGGTATGTTTAGTCATTGACATTGTATTAATATTCTTATTAAAGTGGCAAAAGCCTGCATGTATGAATGATACATGCAGGCTAATGCCAAGAGACTCCTTCACAGCTGTTTACAAACACTGGCACCGCACAGTGATGAATTATACTCATTAACTGCAGAATTCGCAGTATATGTGCTTTATGGGAAACTACCAGTTAAGATTAATTCAAAAACATTAAAGTT containing:
- the LOC143513180 gene encoding uncharacterized protein C20orf96-like isoform X1, whose translation is MNSDSDSEISTNIKHLLLYCFWKTMNKLPKHLFCTLKDDLKNLDYSKWERSKTTNGFKSTEARPILWASAGPARQPARPSHRPISEQHGESTPHTEVKHVQSEKAGRSRESSIQESPTAPSRLSRRTQNKRWEDKSVSMNDTTKIQQMLIRSQKRAVEELEEHCKLLEDVNQQGVRDIEDTDRQSVSRARELLIQYAKLGRSGAAYSKWSTMQITQARAELRDTVQEAKNQLSGLQVKLEAVMAQVLDARTELHTLKTYKDKEYPVKALQIANMKVDLDKLQKAQQDECDDVSVLCQTEMASLEKQLQQKEQEVLSAIAKQSVSCVPPLVKHMVLHNHTMKREIKLHKQEIMELEEENSALLRNIQALQLLRPNCSKEVFNVFPKSDRCDPDIDVHLSVKRHDCLPI
- the LOC143513180 gene encoding uncharacterized protein C20orf96-like isoform X2, producing MNSDSDSEISTNIKHLLLYCFWKTMNKLPKHLFCTLKDDLKNLDYSKWERSKTTNGFKSTEARPILWASAGPARQPARPSHRPISEQHGESTPHTEVKHVQSEKAGRSRESSIQESPTAPSRLSRRTQNKRWEDKSVSMNDTTKIQQRSGAAYSKWSTMQITQARAELRDTVQEAKNQLSGLQVKLEAVMAQVLDARTELHTLKTYKDKEYPVKALQIANMKVDLDKLQKAQQDECDDVSVLCQTEMASLEKQLQQKEQEVLSAIAKQSVSCVPPLVKHMVLHNHTMKREIKLHKQEIMELEEENSALLRNIQALQLLRPNCSKEVFNVFPKSDRCDPDIDVHLSVKRHDCLPI
- the LOC143513180 gene encoding uncharacterized protein C20orf96-like isoform X3, producing the protein MIRRKYSRSQKRAVEELEEHCKLLEDVNQQGVRDIEDTDRQSVSRARELLIQYAKLGRSGAAYSKWSTMQITQARAELRDTVQEAKNQLSGLQVKLEAVMAQVLDARTELHTLKTYKDKEYPVKALQIANMKVDLDKLQKAQQDECDDVSVLCQTEMASLEKQLQQKEQEVLSAIAKQSVSCVPPLVKHMVLHNHTMKREIKLHKQEIMELEEENSALLRNIQALQLLRPNCSKEVFNVFPKSDRCDPDIDVHLSVKRHDCLPI